The Bradyrhizobium ottawaense genome window below encodes:
- a CDS encoding cadherin-like domain-containing protein, whose translation MAKSTISTTSTKTQKVDYASIVIGTSGNDVLSGGAGNDLLTGGAGSDTFVISKGFGSDTIRDFTSGAGGDILRIENYGFTSFAAFKAAAKQVGSDVVINLSDSESLTLSNIKLNSLTAENVLLVNEAVNHAPVASPIALAAGIEDTVYTISAATLLGGVTDADSSSVSITSVSVAGGGGSIVNNGNGTWTYTPAADYHGQVSFNYIASDGSLTATSAASLMLAAVNDAPVAKPVTLAAGTEDVSYTISAATLLAGVTDVDSSSLSITSVSVASGGGSIVNIGNGTWTYTPAAGYYGQVSFNYTASDGSLTATSTASLMLAAVNDAPVAKPVTLAAGTEDVSYTISAAALLAGVTDVDSSSLSISSVSVASGGGSIVNNGNGTWTYTPAADYYGQVSFNYTASDGSLTALSTASLTIAATEPPAPVAAGRIVFGSSGNDVLTGSGASDLFVVSKGYGSDVVSDFQAGAGGDVLRVQNYGFATFANLLAAAKQVGSDTVIVLSSAETVTLKNATLTSLAAANVQLDNPLPASATASFAPAAAGTGTLYGTLGNDKLQASGAAVTLVGGAADDTYVIYDRTTKVVEQAGQGVDTILVGNYDGYSLVNAPNVENLTLTGSAWAPATGNALNNIITGNAGNNMIDGGLGNDVLLGGGGIDTFVIKAGNGNDVIIDFTAGAAGDILQISGTNFKTFADVKAAMTQAGTDVYLALGNGERITLEHTNLQSFVAANVNIVTPQSGLIKTFGDDFNSLSAGQDPSLTWRTSYAWSGSASYLLSGSGEQGVYVDSSFTGLPGTQASSSLGLNPFSIKNGELVITAQPVSSSISPYVGGAQFYTGMISSENSFVQTYGYFEMTATLPSTTGAWPAFWLLPINGQYSAELDVLEAFGQSPDQAHWQVHSSTGSTAAPGAWANTADLTSGMHTFAVEWTPYDLTFFVDGAEIAKAPTPADMNTAMYMIANLAMGGWAGAAAAGSNATLIIDSIEAYQLPEYTLANYTLLSSGAHTVTIAGTSSAETLTGTVGNDLIGGNGGADIMIGGLGDDTYIVTDANAQIVEVAGGGVDTVRASTSYTLSNYVENLILTGGAAINGTANSQANIIIGTSANNVITGGQGNDILTGGGGSDTFVIKLGDGSDIITDFHSGSVIDHDVVKLDGFSFTSFGEIKAEMDQVGFDVYLTLTPYETLVFRGTTISDFVSDNFQLPGALPTSGTALSYWSGTATDQYVYGTAMNDNLKAGGTGNTLIGGAGDDTYVVGAANTTIIENPGEGVDTVQVWGVSYTLPSNVENLTLMQGGLTGTGNDLANRMVGSSGNDILNGAGGDDWLFGGEGNDTFVYGKGSGHDTIADFHVYTTSTAEHDKLLFKGYDASAYLTVEGDEWSVHFAGGVDKLTIVGVTHLGALDYSFVA comes from the coding sequence ATGGCAAAATCAACAATTTCGACGACCTCAACGAAGACCCAGAAGGTCGATTATGCGAGCATTGTAATCGGTACTTCCGGGAACGACGTGCTTTCTGGGGGCGCAGGTAACGATTTGCTGACGGGGGGAGCCGGAAGCGACACGTTTGTAATCTCCAAGGGATTTGGCTCCGACACGATTAGGGATTTTACTAGTGGCGCAGGTGGAGACATACTGCGCATCGAGAATTATGGCTTTACGAGTTTCGCGGCCTTCAAGGCTGCAGCGAAGCAAGTCGGATCTGATGTCGTCATTAATCTCTCAGATAGCGAATCTCTAACTCTAAGCAACATAAAGCTGAATTCGCTGACAGCCGAGAATGTCCTCCTCGTCAATGAGGCTGTCAATCATGCGCCAGTGGCGAGCCCTATAGCCTTGGCCGCAGGTATCGAGGACACTGTCTACACGATCAGTGCGGCGACCTTGCTTGGTGGAGTCACGGACGCCGACAGCTCTTCGGTCTCGATCACCTCGGTCAGCGTGGCGGGCGGTGGTGGCAGCATCGTCAACAACGGCAATGGCACCTGGACGTACACGCCGGCAGCGGATTACCACGGACAGGTCAGCTTCAACTACATCGCGTCCGATGGATCGCTGACTGCAACATCGGCTGCCAGCTTGATGCTCGCGGCAGTCAACGACGCGCCGGTGGCCAAGCCGGTAACGCTTGCTGCAGGTACGGAGGATGTCTCCTATACGATCAGTGCGGCGACCTTGCTTGCTGGAGTCACGGACGTCGACAGCTCTTCGCTCTCGATCACCTCGGTCAGCGTGGCGAGCGGTGGTGGCAGCATTGTCAACATCGGCAATGGCACCTGGACGTACACGCCGGCAGCGGGTTACTACGGACAGGTCAGCTTCAACTACACTGCGTCCGATGGATCGCTGACTGCAACATCGACCGCCAGTTTGATGCTCGCGGCAGTCAACGACGCGCCGGTGGCCAAGCCGGTAACGCTTGCTGCAGGTACGGAGGATGTCTCCTATACGATCAGTGCGGCGGCCTTGCTTGCTGGAGTTACGGACGTCGACAGCTCGTCGCTCTCGATCTCCTCGGTCAGTGTGGCGAGCGGTGGTGGCAGTATCGTCAACAACGGCAATGGCACCTGGACGTATACGCCGGCAGCGGATTACTACGGACAGGTGAGCTTCAACTACACGGCGTCCGACGGATCGCTGACCGCACTATCCACTGCTAGCCTGACTATTGCAGCAACAGAACCGCCGGCTCCGGTCGCGGCAGGTCGTATCGTATTCGGAAGCTCCGGCAACGATGTGTTGACCGGAAGCGGAGCCAGCGACTTATTCGTGGTTTCCAAAGGCTACGGCTCGGATGTCGTCAGTGATTTCCAAGCCGGCGCTGGCGGTGATGTGCTGCGAGTCCAGAACTACGGATTCGCAACTTTTGCGAATCTCCTGGCGGCTGCCAAGCAGGTTGGCTCTGATACGGTCATAGTGCTGTCTAGCGCCGAGACTGTAACATTGAAAAACGCGACGCTCACGTCGCTGGCTGCCGCCAATGTCCAGCTCGACAATCCTTTGCCCGCAAGCGCAACCGCGAGCTTTGCGCCAGCCGCTGCTGGGACCGGCACGTTGTACGGGACTTTGGGAAACGACAAGCTGCAGGCCAGCGGCGCGGCGGTGACTCTCGTTGGAGGCGCCGCCGACGACACCTATGTCATCTACGATCGCACGACAAAGGTCGTCGAACAGGCCGGCCAAGGCGTCGATACGATCCTGGTTGGAAACTACGACGGCTATAGCCTCGTCAATGCGCCAAATGTCGAGAATCTGACGCTGACCGGGAGTGCCTGGGCGCCGGCCACCGGCAACGCGCTTAACAACATCATCACCGGTAACGCCGGCAACAACATGATCGATGGAGGGCTCGGCAACGACGTACTCCTGGGAGGCGGCGGCATAGACACATTCGTCATCAAGGCCGGAAATGGAAATGATGTCATCATCGATTTTACCGCTGGAGCGGCTGGGGACATCCTTCAGATTAGCGGCACGAATTTCAAGACGTTTGCCGATGTCAAGGCTGCAATGACGCAAGCAGGCACGGATGTATACCTTGCCCTCGGAAACGGCGAGAGGATTACCCTTGAGCACACCAATCTTCAAAGCTTCGTAGCAGCCAACGTCAACATCGTGACGCCCCAGTCGGGTCTCATCAAGACGTTTGGCGATGATTTCAATTCGCTGTCGGCCGGTCAGGATCCTAGTCTGACTTGGCGGACAAGCTACGCATGGAGCGGTTCAGCCAGCTATCTGCTGAGCGGGAGCGGGGAGCAGGGCGTTTACGTCGATAGCAGCTTCACCGGCCTGCCGGGGACGCAGGCATCGAGTTCGCTCGGCCTCAACCCGTTCTCCATCAAGAATGGCGAATTGGTCATCACTGCTCAGCCGGTTTCCTCGTCCATCAGTCCGTATGTCGGAGGAGCTCAATTCTACACCGGTATGATCTCGAGCGAAAACAGCTTCGTTCAGACTTACGGATACTTCGAGATGACGGCCACGTTACCAAGCACAACGGGGGCTTGGCCTGCCTTCTGGTTGCTGCCGATCAACGGGCAGTACAGCGCTGAACTCGACGTTCTCGAGGCATTCGGGCAGAGCCCGGATCAGGCTCATTGGCAGGTCCATTCGTCGACCGGATCGACGGCCGCCCCGGGTGCTTGGGCAAATACGGCTGATCTCACTTCGGGCATGCATACATTTGCGGTCGAATGGACACCCTATGATCTGACGTTCTTTGTCGATGGCGCTGAGATTGCCAAGGCTCCCACGCCCGCAGATATGAATACGGCGATGTACATGATTGCCAATCTCGCGATGGGTGGCTGGGCTGGAGCCGCAGCCGCTGGATCCAACGCAACCCTGATCATCGATTCGATCGAGGCCTACCAACTACCCGAATACACGCTGGCCAATTACACCCTTCTGTCGAGCGGTGCTCACACCGTCACGATCGCTGGAACAAGCAGTGCCGAAACCCTCACGGGAACGGTCGGCAACGATCTGATCGGAGGTAATGGCGGTGCCGACATCATGATCGGCGGCCTTGGTGACGATACCTACATCGTCACGGATGCTAACGCTCAAATCGTGGAGGTCGCCGGGGGCGGAGTGGATACAGTGCGGGCATCGACCTCGTACACCCTTTCCAACTACGTTGAGAACCTCATCTTGACCGGGGGCGCTGCTATCAATGGCACCGCGAATAGCCAAGCTAACATCATCATCGGCACTTCAGCTAATAACGTCATCACAGGAGGACAGGGCAACGATATCCTTACCGGGGGCGGGGGGAGCGACACCTTTGTCATCAAGCTCGGGGATGGCTCGGATATCATCACCGATTTCCATTCAGGAAGTGTCATTGATCATGACGTAGTCAAGCTGGATGGCTTTAGCTTCACTTCGTTTGGCGAAATCAAGGCAGAAATGGATCAGGTCGGATTCGACGTCTACCTGACGTTGACGCCCTATGAGACACTGGTCTTCCGCGGGACAACGATCTCCGATTTCGTGAGTGATAACTTTCAGCTTCCAGGAGCTCTGCCGACCAGCGGCACCGCTCTCAGTTATTGGAGTGGCACCGCTACTGATCAGTACGTCTATGGCACCGCCATGAACGACAATCTCAAGGCGGGCGGGACGGGTAACACCCTTATCGGCGGCGCCGGTGACGACACCTATGTCGTCGGTGCTGCAAATACGACGATCATCGAGAACCCGGGCGAAGGTGTCGACACGGTTCAGGTGTGGGGCGTTTCGTATACGCTCCCGTCAAATGTCGAGAATCTAACCCTGATGCAGGGGGGCTTGACAGGAACCGGAAACGATCTCGCAAATCGAATGGTAGGGTCAAGTGGCAATGACATTCTTAATGGGGCAGGAGGCGACGATTGGCTGTTTGGAGGTGAAGGAAACGACACCTTTGTCTATGGAAAGGGGAGCGGACACGATACGATCGCTGACTTCCATGTGTATACAACCTCAACAGCTGAGCATGACAAGCTGCTTTTCAAGGGTTATGACGCAAGCGCGTATCTGACCGTCGAGGGAGACGAGTGGTCCGTCCACTTTGCTGGCGGAGTCGATAAGCTTACGATCGTGGGTGTGACACATCTTGGTGCCCTGGATTATTCATTTGTTGCATAG
- the gmd gene encoding GDP-mannose 4,6-dehydratase: MAKKRALITGVTGQDGAYLAELLLEKGYEVHGIKRRTSLFNTDRIDHLYLDPHETNPAFVLHYGDLTDSSSLIRIVGQIQPHEIYNLAAQSHVAVSFEEPEYTANSDALGTLRILEAMRIVGLEKTARFYQASTSELYGMVQEIPQKETTPFYPRSPYAVAKLYAYWITVNYREAYGMYACNGILFNHESPVRGETFVTRKITRALARIHLGLQERLYLGNLDALRDWGHARDYVEMQWLMLQQEKPEDFVIATGVQHSVRDFVNVAASEVGMTIGWEGSGAEEKGYDAATGKCVVSIDPRYFRPTEVATLLGDPSKAKEKLGWEPKTSFESLVREMVKEDLESAKRDELIKQHGFRYYPRHE, encoded by the coding sequence ATGGCAAAAAAACGTGCACTGATTACCGGTGTGACTGGTCAAGATGGCGCCTATCTAGCTGAATTGCTTTTGGAGAAGGGGTATGAAGTCCACGGCATCAAACGCCGGACTTCGCTATTCAATACTGATCGCATCGATCACCTCTACCTAGATCCTCATGAGACCAATCCAGCATTCGTCCTGCATTACGGGGACCTAACGGACTCTTCGAGCCTCATACGCATTGTTGGTCAGATTCAGCCGCACGAGATCTACAATCTCGCCGCGCAAAGCCACGTGGCCGTTTCGTTCGAGGAGCCAGAATACACCGCGAACTCCGACGCCCTTGGTACGCTCCGAATTCTCGAAGCGATGCGGATCGTCGGACTCGAAAAGACCGCTCGGTTCTACCAAGCGTCAACGTCCGAACTTTACGGCATGGTCCAGGAGATCCCGCAAAAGGAGACCACTCCCTTTTACCCACGTTCGCCATATGCTGTCGCCAAGCTCTATGCCTATTGGATCACGGTCAATTACCGTGAGGCCTACGGAATGTACGCATGCAACGGCATCCTTTTTAACCATGAATCTCCGGTCCGCGGCGAAACCTTTGTCACCCGCAAAATCACTCGCGCGCTCGCGCGCATTCATTTGGGCCTGCAGGAACGGTTGTATCTCGGCAATCTGGACGCCCTGCGCGATTGGGGACACGCGCGTGACTATGTCGAGATGCAATGGCTGATGCTGCAACAGGAAAAGCCAGAGGATTTCGTGATCGCTACCGGCGTGCAGCACTCCGTCAGGGACTTCGTCAACGTCGCCGCGAGCGAGGTAGGCATGACAATTGGTTGGGAGGGAAGCGGCGCCGAAGAAAAAGGATACGATGCCGCCACAGGAAAGTGCGTTGTTTCGATCGATCCTCGCTATTTCCGTCCCACCGAGGTCGCCACGCTTCTTGGTGACCCGTCAAAGGCGAAGGAGAAACTCGGCTGGGAGCCCAAGACATCGTTTGAAAGTCTGGTTCGAGAAATGGTGAAGGAAGATCTCGAATCCGCAAAGCGCGACGAACTGATCAAGCAGCACGGCTTCAGATATTATCCGCGCCATGAGTGA
- a CDS encoding WcaI family glycosyltransferase yields MRILLVGINYAPDLIGVAKYNTELCEALVDEGHEVRVITAPPYYPTWHIPTNFSASYFRATDINGVRVTRTPIYVPAQPSGGKRLIHHASFALSSVLPVAKEAFSWRPDIMLSVAPSLMSAAFVSFMARRIRAKSWLHVQDFEVDAAFDLGLLQNENLRRGMLKAEATIIRSFDRVSSISLQMVARLHGKGLEMGRTSEVRNWIDTSAIFPASRQTSYRRQLGIPDTATVGLYSGTMSNKQGLDLAISAAAALEDSRANIHLILAGEGPHKAKLVEMAEGHSSVHFLDLQPNESFNELMATADFHLIPQKAEAADLVLPSKLGAILASGRPVIAMASRGTGLAAEVDGAGLVIPPGDSRALAAAIVKLSDERALCEELGAEGRRRSIERWDRRTIVRRWIEEMATMKAPFARAPKPTLGAMDVPIPVKDGVPLP; encoded by the coding sequence ATGCGTATTCTGCTAGTCGGTATCAATTACGCGCCCGACCTAATTGGGGTGGCGAAGTATAATACGGAGTTGTGCGAAGCCCTCGTCGACGAAGGTCACGAAGTTAGGGTGATCACCGCGCCACCCTATTATCCCACCTGGCACATCCCGACGAACTTTAGTGCGTCATATTTCAGGGCAACGGACATCAACGGTGTCCGCGTCACGCGCACGCCGATTTACGTCCCTGCGCAGCCATCGGGCGGGAAGCGTTTGATTCATCATGCATCCTTCGCATTGAGCAGTGTGCTGCCCGTTGCGAAAGAGGCATTTAGCTGGCGCCCTGACATCATGCTCTCGGTGGCGCCCTCATTGATGTCAGCTGCATTCGTCTCCTTCATGGCTCGCCGGATTCGCGCCAAGTCTTGGCTGCATGTGCAGGATTTCGAGGTCGACGCGGCCTTCGATCTGGGATTGCTTCAGAATGAGAATCTGCGTAGGGGGATGCTCAAGGCGGAAGCCACCATCATCCGCTCGTTTGACAGGGTTTCATCGATCTCTCTGCAGATGGTTGCTCGTCTGCATGGCAAGGGTTTGGAGATGGGACGCACAAGCGAGGTCAGGAATTGGATCGATACGAGTGCTATCTTTCCCGCATCCAGGCAGACAAGCTATCGTCGACAACTGGGCATTCCCGACACGGCGACTGTTGGGCTCTACTCAGGCACGATGTCGAACAAGCAGGGTCTAGATCTTGCAATCAGTGCGGCTGCAGCTTTGGAAGATAGTCGTGCCAATATTCATCTCATTCTCGCTGGTGAGGGACCTCACAAGGCTAAGTTGGTCGAAATGGCGGAGGGTCATTCAAGTGTTCACTTTTTGGATTTGCAGCCCAATGAGAGCTTCAATGAGTTGATGGCGACCGCTGACTTTCATCTCATTCCTCAGAAGGCTGAGGCGGCCGACCTAGTCCTGCCTTCAAAGCTCGGCGCAATCCTGGCATCCGGAAGGCCGGTCATTGCAATGGCAAGTCGAGGAACTGGGCTCGCTGCGGAAGTTGATGGCGCTGGGCTGGTCATTCCTCCGGGCGACTCACGAGCGCTTGCCGCCGCAATTGTGAAGCTGAGCGACGAACGCGCGCTTTGCGAAGAGTTGGGCGCTGAGGGGCGAAGACGTTCCATCGAGCGTTGGGATCGTCGCACAATCGTCCGGCGCTGGATCGAGGAGATGGCAACCATGAAGGCTCCATTTGCTCGAGCGCCAAAGCCCACTCTTGGAGCTATGGATGTCCCAATTCCGGTGAAGGATGGCGTTCCTCTGCCTTGA
- a CDS encoding GDP-L-fucose synthase family protein yields MTGVSAYDLAGKRVFVAGHRGMVGSAVVRRLASENCTLLVADRRELDLTKEEPTLRWLEANRPDVLVHAAAKVGGIAANNNFPVDFLCDNLALELNVIRASHTVGVQRLLFLGSSCIYPKHAKQPIAESELLTGPLEPTNEWYAIAKIAGLKMCQAYRRQYGDDFISVMPTNLYGRGDNYHPDHSHVPAALIRRFHEAKMANAPSVSVWGTGTPLREFLNVDDFADACVFLLKNYSSDLPINVGSGDELSIAEFAMAVAEVVGYEGRLIFDTSKPDGAPRKLLDSSRIHALGWRATTSLRAGIALAFEDFLQGHGRHLEVSRAS; encoded by the coding sequence ATGACAGGGGTCTCAGCCTACGATCTCGCGGGCAAGCGCGTCTTTGTCGCGGGTCACCGCGGCATGGTCGGATCAGCTGTCGTCCGAAGGCTTGCATCAGAGAATTGCACCCTGCTGGTTGCCGATCGACGTGAGTTGGACCTCACGAAAGAGGAGCCCACGCTGAGATGGCTCGAAGCCAATCGTCCCGACGTCTTGGTTCACGCCGCTGCCAAGGTCGGCGGTATCGCGGCCAACAACAATTTCCCGGTCGATTTTCTTTGCGACAATCTTGCACTGGAATTGAACGTCATCCGCGCAAGCCATACGGTTGGCGTGCAGCGCCTGCTGTTTCTGGGCTCATCCTGTATTTATCCCAAGCACGCCAAGCAGCCGATCGCCGAAAGTGAATTGTTGACGGGGCCCCTCGAGCCGACCAACGAGTGGTATGCGATCGCCAAAATTGCCGGCCTAAAGATGTGCCAGGCTTATCGTCGGCAATATGGCGATGACTTCATCTCGGTGATGCCGACCAATCTCTACGGCCGCGGAGACAACTACCACCCGGATCATAGCCATGTCCCTGCAGCATTGATCCGGCGCTTCCATGAAGCCAAGATGGCCAATGCGCCCAGCGTCTCCGTGTGGGGTACCGGCACGCCGCTCCGAGAATTTCTCAACGTGGACGACTTTGCAGACGCCTGCGTCTTCCTTTTGAAGAACTATTCAAGCGACCTGCCAATTAACGTCGGTAGCGGCGACGAGCTATCGATCGCCGAATTCGCGATGGCTGTAGCCGAGGTCGTCGGTTACGAGGGCAGGTTGATTTTCGATACTTCCAAGCCTGATGGTGCCCCCCGCAAGCTCCTGGATAGCTCACGGATCCACGCCCTCGGGTGGCGCGCCACCACTTCGCTTCGGGCGGGAATTGCTTTGGCCTTTGAAGATTTCCTTCAGGGTCATGGCCGTCACCTGGAAGTCAGCCGGGCGAGTTGA
- a CDS encoding ABC transporter substrate-binding protein gives MANLYIDGRYDARFAGELAAAKQGFFATPITLRPNPDDPSFVETVARDHAIGVTSGQKFLLAAWRGIPVTAFAASFLDTSLAIFTLESSGLRRPQDLVGRQVGYRKGSEGEVVFDAMIAQLGLPRSQITKVPDRYSFEFLYTREVDAIIAPIDQQPDPSAVGYVRLNVIKPQDYGIHVPGLVYFSSNELIRHQPSIVADVLQGIIRGWQFVYADYARSEAVLSSFDPSRLKSGRLIFELQQQRSLVLPTGSRIADYDESRWRTLRDILLFAKLGEEGVPLAQTVNYQFLRDLYRRSPDLAAPGAWSAEK, from the coding sequence ATGGCAAATCTCTATATTGACGGACGATATGACGCGCGATTCGCCGGCGAGTTGGCAGCTGCGAAGCAGGGCTTTTTCGCGACCCCGATCACGCTTCGCCCCAACCCGGACGACCCCAGCTTTGTCGAGACCGTCGCACGGGACCATGCTATTGGCGTGACGAGCGGCCAGAAATTCCTGTTGGCGGCCTGGCGCGGCATCCCTGTGACAGCTTTCGCCGCAAGTTTCCTCGATACTTCGCTTGCGATATTCACCTTGGAAAGCTCCGGCCTGCGCCGACCCCAGGATTTGGTTGGCAGGCAAGTTGGCTACCGCAAGGGCAGTGAGGGCGAGGTGGTCTTCGACGCCATGATTGCCCAACTCGGACTGCCCCGCAGCCAGATCACGAAGGTGCCCGATCGCTACAGCTTCGAATTTCTCTACACTCGCGAGGTCGATGCCATCATCGCTCCGATCGACCAACAGCCCGATCCATCCGCCGTCGGTTATGTACGACTCAACGTTATCAAGCCGCAGGACTACGGCATTCACGTTCCAGGGCTGGTCTATTTCTCCAGCAATGAGCTCATACGTCACCAGCCGTCCATCGTTGCCGACGTGCTCCAGGGCATCATCCGGGGCTGGCAGTTCGTGTATGCCGACTATGCACGTAGCGAGGCTGTTCTTTCCAGCTTTGACCCTTCAAGATTGAAATCCGGGCGTCTGATATTCGAGCTTCAGCAGCAGCGCAGCTTGGTCTTGCCTACCGGCAGCCGTATCGCAGATTACGACGAGAGCCGCTGGCGGACGCTTCGAGATATCCTCTTGTTCGCCAAACTCGGCGAGGAGGGTGTGCCGCTGGCTCAAACGGTCAACTACCAGTTCCTTCGGGATCTGTACCGCCGTTCACCGGATCTGGCTGCCCCGGGAGCCTGGAGCGCGGAAAAATAG
- a CDS encoding undecaprenyl-phosphate glucose phosphotransferase, with product MLTDAALVIIAGIGCAVVYHLHVHAEVAKINQYAAGSLLVALNFVLLTTVQHGYRIKTITNLLRSFRLTVSTWTGLFGALLAIAFTMKVSEEFSRATTISFYLLGLAMLLAWKTVAARAIARGLRSGAFANSPAVMIAEFGLPASSNAIQDLAQHGYRLRRIMEIRSNELASPLLLSAIAPRLDELVGFARENRIEHVFLLMSWNRQHAIDSILDALKILPVPVHLVPDAHAARFLRHPLQSTGNTWTAELRRAPLSWKERTVKRTLDLLGAGLALIVFTPVMLMTALLIKLTSRGPVFFRQTRNGFNGRAFKIIKFRTMRVLEDGPTVRQAEKDDPRVTRIGRWLRKTSIDELPQLFNVLNGDMSLVGPRPHATAHNTKYEQIIGNYAFRHHVKPGITGWAQVNGYRGETRAIELMEKRVEHDLWYVNNWSLRLDVWILARTAILTLFKPSAY from the coding sequence ATGCTGACCGACGCAGCCCTGGTGATAATCGCCGGGATCGGCTGCGCAGTAGTTTACCACCTTCACGTGCACGCTGAAGTTGCCAAGATCAATCAATATGCCGCCGGGAGCCTCTTGGTCGCGCTCAATTTCGTCCTCCTTACCACCGTCCAGCACGGCTACCGCATCAAGACAATCACCAATTTGTTGCGTAGCTTCCGCCTGACGGTGTCAACTTGGACGGGCTTGTTCGGCGCTCTGCTCGCCATCGCCTTCACTATGAAGGTGAGCGAGGAATTTTCCCGCGCGACCACGATCTCGTTCTATTTGCTGGGCCTTGCCATGCTCTTGGCTTGGAAAACCGTCGCCGCGCGGGCGATCGCACGTGGCTTGCGCAGCGGCGCTTTCGCCAACAGTCCCGCCGTGATGATTGCTGAATTCGGCCTACCGGCCTCGTCCAACGCAATCCAGGACCTCGCCCAGCATGGCTATCGTCTGAGGCGCATCATGGAGATTCGCTCCAACGAGCTTGCATCGCCCCTTCTGCTTTCGGCGATCGCGCCCCGGCTCGACGAACTGGTCGGTTTTGCGCGGGAGAACCGGATCGAGCACGTCTTCCTGCTGATGAGCTGGAACCGTCAGCACGCGATCGACAGCATTCTAGACGCACTAAAAATCCTGCCCGTTCCCGTGCATCTGGTGCCAGACGCACATGCTGCGCGCTTCTTACGCCATCCGCTGCAAAGTACCGGCAACACCTGGACGGCCGAACTGCGCCGCGCACCGCTATCCTGGAAGGAACGAACGGTTAAGCGCACGCTAGACCTCCTGGGTGCCGGCCTTGCCCTGATCGTCTTCACCCCCGTGATGCTGATGACCGCCCTCCTCATCAAACTGACATCGAGAGGCCCGGTGTTCTTTCGCCAGACTCGCAATGGCTTCAACGGACGCGCCTTCAAGATCATCAAATTCCGCACCATGCGCGTCCTGGAGGACGGCCCGACCGTTCGCCAGGCGGAGAAGGACGATCCGCGCGTAACCCGCATCGGGAGGTGGCTGCGAAAGACGTCGATCGATGAGTTGCCACAGCTGTTCAACGTACTGAATGGCGACATGTCGCTGGTCGGTCCCCGTCCCCACGCTACCGCTCACAACACCAAATATGAGCAGATCATCGGCAATTACGCCTTCCGCCATCATGTGAAGCCCGGTATCACCGGCTGGGCGCAAGTTAATGGTTACCGTGGAGAAACCCGCGCCATCGAGCTGATGGAGAAGCGCGTGGAGCACGATTTGTGGTACGTCAACAATTGGAGCTTAAGGTTGGATGTTTGGATTCTGGCACGGACAGCCATCCTCACTCTGTTCAAGCCGAGTGCCTACTAA